The following is a genomic window from Thaumasiovibrio subtropicus.
ACACAATATTCGTTTTACCCTTGAGTATATGGAAACCATGCAGGCTCAAGGATTGATGCAGTTCGTTGGCTTGTTCCAAGACATGCCATCGAGTGAAGGGAAAACAGCGACCTTGCGAGGTGCAGTGGGCTTTGTGGTGCAAGACAACACCATGACCACACCGGTTTTTGGTTTCGATACGACTCGCCCTCAAGCAGAACAACTGTATCGGCGGTTATCGTGGTACACCCTCGATTATGCTCACCGCCACCAGCTCAGCTTTAACCTTAGCGCTGGCGCGCCCCACTATAAACGTAGTCGCCATGCTAAGCCGACCATCGAGTGCAGCTATGTGTATGTGGCACACTTATCCATGCTGCAACGAATGGTTTGGCAGACATTGAGTCAACTCACACGTCGTTTCTATGCGCCCATGTTGGAGAAAAATCAGTTGTAACAATAAAAAAGGAGAATCTGAGATTCTCCTTTCGGTCCATGATGGGATTACTAAGACGATTAAATGGTGACCCAAAGTACGGTGAAGACCAAGACAGGACAAACAAACTTCACGTACCAAGGCCAGATGCGCCCATAGAGTGACTGTGCAAAATCCGGATCTCCTTGCAGAATTTCATTCATCTTGCCGTTACGAGACCATACCCAGCCGCCAAATAGACAGAAGAGCAACGCAGCAAACGGTTGGAAATATTGTGTCGCAATGGTCGCCACCATCCCAAACATACCCGGGAAGTTAAACACCAATACAATACTAAACAAACCAATCACGCCACCCAGCAACCAACTTGTTTTACCGCGAGAGACACCGCTACGCTCGCTGACCAACGCCACTGGACATTCCAACATCGAAATCGAAGAGGTCAACGCCGCCACTGTCATCAATACAAAGAACACCAGCGCAACAATGTCACCCACATAACCCAACTTATCAAACAGCAAGGGCAATACACTAAACACAAGCGTATCAGAGTCGATCAACTGGTTATTGGCATCATAAATTTCAACACCATTTTGCATCGCGACAAACATGGCCGGTAATACAACCAAGCCTGCTAAAAACGCCACCCCTGTATCAACCAAGGTCACAGACATGGCCGTTTTAGGTAAGGATTCTGATTTGCTTAGGTAAGAACCATAGATCAGCATTGAACAGCCACCAATGGTCAAAGAAAAGAAACCTTGTCCCATCGCTGCGAGGATTAAATCTTTATCCCAGATACGGCTAAAATCGGGCACCAGATAGTGTTTCAAACCTTCAACGGCACCTTGCTGCGTCATGATGTAGACAAACATCATCACAAACAGAGCAAGCAGTGCAGGCATGAGACGTTTCGACCACTTCTCGATGCCCTGCTTGACGCCACCTTTAACAATCAAGATGGTCAGTAAATAGAACAGCACGACACCAAAGATATTACGGCCAACGCTGAAGCCTTTGAGCCATTCTGCTGCCGAGGTTAATCCCGCAAGGTGTGCCGCTGCCCCTAGCATCGACGCGACAAGCCAGCCGGCAACCACACTATAAAACGCAAGGACTAAACAAGGCACGGCCAAGCCAATCCAGCCCACCCCTTCACCCAACATTTTGGTTAAGGGCGTTTTCCCTACCGCGCGCATACTGTCGATCGGGTTTGCTTGACCATGACGACCAATCGCCATCTCAACCAATAGCATTGGGTAAGCAACAATC
Proteins encoded in this region:
- a CDS encoding sodium-dependent transporter, which translates into the protein MQREHFSSRLGFVLAAAGAAVGLGNIWGFPTQAASNGGGAFLFIYLLLILIVAYPMLLVEMAIGRHGQANPIDSMRAVGKTPLTKMLGEGVGWIGLAVPCLVLAFYSVVAGWLVASMLGAAAHLAGLTSAAEWLKGFSVGRNIFGVVLFYLLTILIVKGGVKQGIEKWSKRLMPALLALFVMMFVYIMTQQGAVEGLKHYLVPDFSRIWDKDLILAAMGQGFFSLTIGGCSMLIYGSYLSKSESLPKTAMSVTLVDTGVAFLAGLVVLPAMFVAMQNGVEIYDANNQLIDSDTLVFSVLPLLFDKLGYVGDIVALVFFVLMTVAALTSSISMLECPVALVSERSGVSRGKTSWLLGGVIGLFSIVLVFNFPGMFGMVATIATQYFQPFAALLFCLFGGWVWSRNGKMNEILQGDPDFAQSLYGRIWPWYVKFVCPVLVFTVLWVTI